In Penaeus vannamei isolate JL-2024 chromosome 40, ASM4276789v1, whole genome shotgun sequence, the genomic stretch ATTTCATAATGACCTTAATGGTTCTTTGGAAAATATGATGCTGCAAAGTAGTGTGATATTCTATGAGCATTGGAATAGTCACAAACTTAAAAATGTTTGATGGCCTCTAAAGTGTTGTTAGTATAGTCAGCTGTCTAAGATATTGTATGAATCGTTCTCAGGAAAATTTAAGCAGTTTTTGAAGAAATGTCACTTTACATAGTTATTGTTTCAGCTATATTTAACTAGTAAACTCTTCCATTTGGTGTTTCTGGGACCCACGGTGCACAGGATATTTTGTAGATGGCACTAAACATTTATCTATGTAAACAGCCAcaacatatagctatatacaggTTGAGATTTTTTGCAGATTTTGTGTGAATTTAGTTACTATAAACTTCTTGAGTGAAGTTTTGATGAGAAAAGACTAATTTAACTAATTCCATGAAATCATATTTGAAAAGCATTCCATTTTAAAGCTAACGGAGACATACTACATGATTTACAGTCacctaaatgaataaatggaatacTAAATGGCTTATTTTGtgtctaatcatatatatagatatatagatatatatttataaatttattggtTATTTCTATTCTGCTAATCACGCTTTTTGTTACAGCCAATTTAGGGTTTTCACCCCATTCATAAAAATGGATGTGTTAGGGTAAAAGTAAACTTTAGTCATTCAGCCTGTTtgctaaaattgtgccaggcccgacccgatgaattttcataattacaggTGCAgtaataaaggcatatctgtctatatatctgagagatacatttaaccatctatttgccgggttgatatgcatgtctagagtgataaatattcatttatttcttcatttatgcaCAATTCTatcaaaccggccgattatcccATATCATAAAAACCAATAATaatttatgaatatgataatgtgattatatacagaattttatatgtatacttataaaagtgaaaaaaataatttataatacatacatacatatatatatatatatatatatatatatatatatatatatatatatatatatatatatactagttgaCGTTTTATACTCTTTATCATATATGAACGATCCCTGTGGTCTGAGCGCCCCTGGCGGCAGAATGTAGAACGACTggaggaagaacaacaaacacAGTTACGAATCTCATACTATCCTCGTGTGCTCTGCCTGTTTACCCACCACCATGACATCCATGGACACCCCAACAGGATAGATTTGTAATTTACCCACTAAAAGACATAGTGAATTAGATTGTTGTACATTAAGTGATGTGGATTCTCCCAaaaatctcttttattttcctgtgTTTGAATGTGTTCCTCGGATTCCCATATACCCCAAGGTAGCACAGGCAAATGCATAGGCAATTTTGCAAATGAAGATGCGGACAATTTCATGAAGGAAAATCATTATTTTGCCATGCTGaaactatatattttttgctgAAGTACATCACGTGCGTTTCATACAAAGGGAAGAGTCCTTGGGAAACATGAAAGCAAGATATGATAACAGAGACTCGTTATTACATGATCTTTTTAGACAAAAGCTaaatatgtatggttatatgcaCCTGCTTTCACATACCAGGCAATACTACTGGCAGAAAGTCTCACCAGGAGTGTTATCGCTGATCCACGTGAGAAATTCAGTGACTCGAGCGAACACCGCGGGCTTAAGACAACTTGTCACAAAGGAGGCAATCCCCACCTGAGTGTATTTCCCGTCTTCCTTCACGAAAAGGGGTCCTCCAGAGTCGCCAAAACAGATACCCTTTGCGCCCTTGTTCTTTGACTTCTTCTTCCCTGCACACATCATTTGGGGGGTGATTAGAACACCACCTAATTTACGTTTACAGTCCTTGATGGGTAAGTTGACCTCCCTGGCAGCATCGGGATATGCCCCTTTCCCGTTCTTTGTGTCTCCCCAGCCTACCATGATCCCAGTCTGTCCCTCATACTTCGTGTTCGGGTCAGAAGGAAGACACACTGGTCGAACTTGTGGGTATGATGTCAGATCCAATGTCTCCTTCAAAAGTATGAGAGCGATGTCATTATTGAAATCAGAAAGCTCCCCGTGAATGTAATCCTCATGGGTGATGTAACTTTCCACATCCACAACCTGAGTGACGCCCGGTATGTCGTCATCTTCAGAATTGAAATTGTGGTTGGCAATTCCTACTTGAAGTTCCTCTGCTGGTACGGCCAGATCGTCTTCATCAAATAGACAGTGTGCAGCAGTTAGCACGTAGTTCGGGCTGATGATAGATCCGCCACAGGAAAACCCATCCTCAACTGTTTCAGACTGAAGCAAACCAACGAGCCAAGGATATTTATTCAGAGGAGATATCTCTTCACCTCCTATGATACGGATGTCATTTGCCACGCCACACTCGCAAGAACCTGCAGTGGCATGGATGTGTCAAAAAACGCATGGATAATTAACCATAAGTAAAACATGTATTTTCAAACTGTAAAAATCCAAATCTATAAATACGAAAATTTGACTGACCTGTCTTGGGAATACAACAGGCGCAATTGGCTCCCTCACATTCATCGCTGAGGATGGTGCCATCTGCGCACAAATCATTTCCAGAATTCTTGAAGCAGAACCCTCCCTGGAGGTGACACCCCGGAGTGGTGGTGCAAGAAGGattatctgtaaatatatgtttataaacacatgtatattcataaatacatacatacatgtatatatatatacaacatatatatattgtaatgttatCAACTAATTTCATCGTTTTATATCACAATTTGTTAATTCATATGTCTAATGGATAAATGCAAATTACTTTGACAGGAAATGTAGTGAGGAAGTCCTGCAACATTTTCATAATTGCTAAAAGAAACGTGTTGATGTGTAAACTGCATACACTTGTGAATTTAGTAAAAGAGGTTCTAAAATGCTACAACCTCATAACCAAAGAGAAAATTTGGGACTTGGGTATTTTTGAGGGCAAAAGTACACCAATACTCACTCCCTAAACAGCATTTGCAACTTGCACCCTTGCAGAGGCCGTCGCTGGTGATCTTCAAACAAGATTCCTCCATTGGTATACATTCGCCCCCTTCTTTGGTGCAGGGTCTCTTCGGTCGACACTTTCTCTTCTGCAATCTATTGTCTGTAAAGTGATAAGCATTATTTTCATCTAATTCACTTTTCcttgcttctctccccccccctctctttctcgttatatacacattaaacacacacacacacacacacacacacatatatttataatgaattaCTGAATGACTATCTTCATACACTATTCACCAGCATTAAGAGAGGACCAGTGGAAGTGCCGCACTGTGAACAGAATCCCAACCAGCATTTGGTCACAAATGGGAAAACAAGGGATATATGCtagagtaaagggagggaaaCAGTTCCCAAAATATTATTAATGCTGAAGGTTATCATGGCCTTGAGTTATGGCATTTATTCTAATTACTCTATCTCCAGGAACAACAACAGACTGTCAGTGCCCGGTCATAAGGTAGCAGCGGCTgccaacattaacaacagcacCAGATCCAACTCCACACGAGTTGCGACAAAGGGAACAACTACGGACACCTGTGATAAGTGTtgatttagaaaataaaacaacaatttgTTGAACAATTGTAATTCCTAGACATTATGGTTGAATCATTCATAGGACATGAATGATCTCTTTATTTACATCAATTAGTGGACAACTGACCGCCATCCGGCATTTGgatatatttttcacttttccgAGTAggtaagacaaaagaaaatgagcGCTATAGTACAGCCTTCTTGGTGTACAATTAGTGGTATTACAATAGGCTTCTGAACCCGATGGTTTCAATTACTACacctttgctttgttttattaattCAGATTTTATGTGTATAAGGTGTCTACCTACTTGGACCATCCCTTGAATTTTCAACTGCTATTAATATCCATATaacgttattattgctgttattaatatcgttctcatcatcagtcatcattatcatcatcactattatattattactattatcattatcatacttactattatcatcatcatcattatcattgttattattaccataatgtcCTCAgttacaatgatagtgataaaaaaaaaaaatcagcaagttCGTGGATTTGGGTAAACAGAGGTCAGGTACGCCTAGTAATTGTATACTATAGACTTTTTTTAACTGAAACaatgaaccccccctcccctctctatctctcttattatcaTGTAGAGTATTAAATACCTTCGACTTCTATTATTTAGAATTAACATATTTCATCAAGTGTGCACAGCAAACTCACCTTTTTGGCAGCAGACTTGGTCGTTCTCACACTTCCCTTGGAGTATGACGCAGTCCTTCTTAGCGCTGGCTTTGCAGGCACCTCCTCTGCTTGCACACTCATTTGTCTGGGAAGATTGCACAAAGAATGATTTCACAAAAAGAGAAGattacttcaaaaattcacaaaacagAATCATTGCATAAAAAAGATGATTGCACAAAAAGGAACGATTGCACAAACGGTCATATTCATAGTCAAAGCAAAACCCTTCTGTGACGGGAGTTTGCAAAGGCGATCGCAATATTGTACACATAGGTGAGGCAATGTGACAGACGTTGGTGCTGATTGGCTCTCAGAACATGACTTTACGACGGGATATTGGAACAATCGCAAGATCTCATCGCCTGGTTATAGCCGTGCGATGCTACTATGCGAAGCACAATAATTACTGCAAATTACTCTTTTGACTTACAAATTTTAATATGCtgaattttatataaatgtattatttgcaatactataaaaaatataatttcgaAACCAATATCCAAAGCCATGTATAGAAGATCATCGATGCCATATTGGAATTCAACCCCTTTGTTGACCTTTACTTCTGGCCGCGAAATCAGACCGCCTATATTTTCTAAAAACGTCTTCCATCAAAATATCATCGTTTTGGAGGTAAGTTGAAATAATAGTTGTTCTGCAAGACTTGCATTGTGATTACTTAACCACTAAACAGCAACAGAAAATTGTATAGAACAGAATATAGGTCTTGTAGGTCTGTACTATGTAATGTATCTCTGGCAGTTACACAGATCTTCAAAGTAACATCCAAAAATGGAGAACACTTCTACTTACCTGAATAGAGaagtaaaacatgaaaatatttacatctatacacatatatcaaagtTGGAAACAATAAGTATTTCAGAGACAGTAGTAAGTTATAGTCAGTTTAGCATAAAAGCTAATATTTAGAGTTGATCGTTTCCAACACAAGCCTATCAGTTCGCTGCAATTGGTGTAAATGAGACAAAGCAAATTGCGTTGAAATTCTCAACCCGTGCATGCAGGTAGTTTTCGCTTGTCTTTGTAAAAGAggtaaaagaatgaaagatgagCTGGAAATTTTGCTTTCTGTGCGCCTCCATGGCTCAGAGACGCAGGATACTGTGATAATATATGTTTTGAagtaatatacagtatatttatacgCATTCTGTTTCCTTATCGTTATTTGCTATGCGCGTCtgtatgtttaagtatttcaGAACTACTTTTCTGTAATTGGTTAGACGGCATTACTTAGGGATAGGTTAAAATGCTTcacaataaggataatgctgTGTTACACCGAAATATCtcaaaagagtaaaaataatcaaaactatTGGGAGATGTACACTGTACCTATGGAGTTGAAGGAGGTTTGAAATAtccgttatacatatatatatatatatatatatatatatatatatatatatatatatatatatcttatcctaCCTGGGCCATCCCGAGGGACCCAGACAGCGCCAAGATGACAAGAAGCAAGTGGGCCTTCATGGTTCCTCCTGGATTGGGCCCCGAGCGTCCGCCTCCCTTGAAATAGCAGCGTCCGGTTCTTCCTGTGGACAGCTCAGCGCGTGTCGTTCCCAGCGCGAGGTTCTGGAGGACTCTGCCCGCCGAAAGAGCAAGCAAAAGACTGACTGGGTGCTTCGTGTTGTATATGGTTATACTACCTGCTGTGTCTGTTTTGATCAGTAGGGATATTATTAGATACTCAGGAAAGGTGCGGTGGTGGTGTAAACGGTATATGCACACTTGAACTCCACTCAACtcaacatgcatgtatatatacatatatatgcaaatgtgtatcgttttttctatctatatatatacatatatgtgtgtgtgtaagtgtacgtagacacacaaacacacacacacagacacacacacacacacacacacacacacacatatatatatatatatatatatatatatatatatatatatatatatatatatatattatgtgtgtgcgtgtgcgtgtgcgtgtgtgtacatatgtatgtatgtatacatttacacatacatattgacACATTTATATTTTGTCGGGTCAGTCCGTTTCTCATTTGAAATAATTATTAATCAGTCTTAATATCGGCGCAGTACTTAATTCTTCATATATATTACCTACTTTTCTAAATAACTCCCTTTCTCTAGAAAGCACCGAGAGGAGGgcctagggagagagagaaagagaggcagtgaGACGATGCAggaaaacaaaaattacaaaacaatgTACAAAAATAGAGCTTGTGGTCTCTCAGCCAAGTGTGTTTCACAGCTACGGAAGCTGAATGTATACGTGGCACTTTCCCTGTGCTATGttggtcgtgcgtgcgtgcgtgtgggggggggggagggaaacacatgttgaaacaaacacacacacacatacacatagtgaTATTGAAGTCGAGCTGTTTCCATACTgatttttccattttccatttatatatatatatatatatatatatatatatatatatatatatacacacacacacacacacacacacacacacacacacacacacacacacacacacacatatatatatatatatatatatatatatatatatatacacacacacacacacacacacacacacaatattcacacacacacacacacacacacacacacacacacacacacacacacatatatatatatatatatatatatatatatatatatatatatatatatatatatatatttgcatatatgtgtgtgtgtgtgcatatatatatatgtatatgtatcccagTAACAAagcgatatttaaaaaaaaaaaaaaaaaatgaaattgtttggcttgcCTGAGGACCCCAACATGTGGAGGAGACATAAGATATTTCAGATTGGTCAACGGGGCGCATGATCGTTCCATTCCTGTGACTCTAATTTCATTCCACAGGCAAGTTACATCCTCATCTTCGGCAATTTTCTTGTACCGTCGCGGCCCACAGACTTTCAGTTGGAAATCTTAATTGGTAAACAGTTCCACTACGTCTACTTCTAGTATTAGAAAGTTTTGAATTCTAAGGAAATATAACTTATCAGGCATAACGTCTGAGTctcgcatttttctttctctttttctctttctgatttctctctgattctcgttCTCCGCGATCCTAATTCTAAGTACTGGGTTAGCAAGGTGATAAAATAAGTCAATTTTTAGTTACCGACTTCTTGCTGCCTATACTGGCATCCTTAAATCTCCTTCGTTTTGAGTCGCAAGAACTGAACGATTCCATGCCCCAAGGACCAATCTAACTTACGTCTCCTCCTCATTGTTGGGTCCCCGGgcaagccaaacaatttcataagaaaaaaaaaaaaaaaaaaaaaaaaaatatatatatatatatatatatatatatatatatatatatatatatacacatacacaaatatatatagtgtgtctgtatagtgtatatatgtatatgtatatatgtatattatatatatatattgtatgtgtacatattatataattatgtttatatatgtatgcattcatatatatacacatatgtatacatacatacatataaatctatgtaaaAGACAGATGCATTAGAATGCTTAGAGATCCCTTCTACGAATTTCATACGTAACATCATTTCACAAGAATACAAAAATACAGAGTTTATTTTAAGTGGCAAACACTCTCCTCAAAGTCCAACTTGCCAATTTCAGAATTCCTCTGGCTTTGGTACATCACTTACACAGTGTCTCGTTTGCCTTCGTGTTACCCTTTTTTGCTCTGACAACTTTTTGCCATTCGCTATACCACCACGGGTTCAGAAGGATGGCAATAATTTTAGGAATAACATGTAAGATGAAGTAGTAAAGTTTCACAAAACAACAAACGTAATATACTGATTAGAACTATATTCGCGGAATGTAAAGATCAAATTGGCTGACCTTTGTTTGGAATGCAACAGTTTTTTCCTTGACACTCGTTATTTATTATAGTGTCATTTGTGCACTATGATAAAGAtttctttaacccccccccccgagatGGCAGCCtggggtgatggaggaagaaggattgtctgtgtcaacgtaagaggttggggcgtggagcaggtgaatgaaagggggaggggtaagaggtggagggagggaggaagggggagggggaggagaaggaggaatagaagaaagaagaggggagggaggtggaggaaacagaagaggggaagggaaggagagaagccaTCACCTTCAAACAAACGAGGGATTTTGCAGAATTCTTCCGAAGTGGCAAACCTTTACACCGTTTTTCCTCCCCGAAGAAAGTGTAATTCCCTTGTCTCCCATTCATATCCGGATTCCAACAAAAATCAGATCAAAGGAAAACCCGAAGCGAAAACATAATATCCGCAAAAAACAATCACCGTACGGGTGTCTGAGAAACCCCACGAAAGACCCCATgacccgggtgccgagggcggagcggcgaCGAGCAAGACCGTGGTCTGTCCGCCTTCTGCCGTGTCTCCGtctgctctcctcttcctgtctgaCGACCACGTCATGTGGCTCCGGGAGATGTTTGTTCAGCCTAGACTCAGGGGGCGAGTTCAAAGGGCgtgctcgagggggagatgtaggtcaccttAGGTCAACCAGGCTCGGGTGTGGCAGGTGCGAATCGGCTGCTTCCTCTGGTGTTGTAATCACAGGAAGGTACAGCTTCTGCTTTGCCCACGGACGGATGTGTGGAACGATATTCTTGAGtttgtaaaatagataaatgaatagatgagtaAATGTCGACAGAGAGAAAACTAAGTACAAgggtttattttatattttacatttttttatattatatatatatatatatatatatatatatatatatatatatatatatatatatatatatatatatatatatatatatatatatatgcacgcatacacgcatccacatatacacaaaggTGTACACACttatctatatagttatatatatgtgcacatatatatgtacatacacatataacctctctctctctctctctctctctctctctctctctctctctctctctatatatatatatatatatatatatatatatatatatatatacacacacacacacacacatacatacatacatacatacatatatacatatgtgtgtatatgtatatatatatatccatatacacacacacacacacacacacacacacacacacacatatatatatatat encodes the following:
- the LOC113800311 gene encoding venom protease, coding for MKAHLLLVILALSGSLGMAQTNECASRGGACKASAKKDCVILQGKCENDQVCCQKDNRLQKRKCRPKRPCTKEGGECIPMEESCLKITSDGLCKGASCKCCLGNNPSCTTTPGCHLQGGFCFKNSGNDLCADGTILSDECEGANCACCIPKTGSCECGVANDIRIIGGEEISPLNKYPWLVGLLQSETVEDGFSCGGSIISPNYVLTAAHCLFDEDDLAVPAEELQVGIANHNFNSEDDDIPGVTQVVDVESYITHEDYIHGELSDFNNDIALILLKETLDLTSYPQVRPVCLPSDPNTKYEGQTGIMVGWGDTKNGKGAYPDAAREVNLPIKDCKRKLGGVLITPQMMCAGKKKSKNKGAKGICFGDSGGPLFVKEDGKYTQVGIASFVTSCLKPAVFARVTEFLTWISDNTPGETFCQ